Proteins encoded together in one Pseudomonas arsenicoxydans window:
- a CDS encoding MFS transporter yields MSSTTFPIQAASRQVWGAVLAMSLCAFALVTSEFLPVSLLTPIATDLALTEGQAGQAISISGLFAVVTSLFISSVIRRLDRRPVLLFLTGLMIASGALVAFAPNYSTLMVGRAILGIAIGGSWSMSTAVMMRIAPEHFVPKAIALIQGGTALATAVAAPIGSYMGGLIGWRGAFFCVVPLAALALCWQAFTLPKMPGQNESGSVTDVFRLLANAKVSLGMAAVAFLFMGQFALFTYLRPFLELVTRVDVSGLSLLLLIIGMAGLLGTMVIGSVLNTSLHRVLMIIPLLMSGIAAALLVFGSSMWATAVLLGMWGLIATCAPVGWFTWLSRTLPDDAETGGGLMVAVIQLAITLGATVGGLLYDGVGYQATFIASGVFLLLAAVLALFVSRSDLPSLR; encoded by the coding sequence ATGAGCAGCACCACCTTTCCTATCCAGGCCGCGAGTCGACAGGTATGGGGAGCCGTCCTCGCGATGTCTCTGTGCGCCTTTGCCCTGGTGACTTCGGAGTTTCTGCCGGTGAGCTTGCTCACACCGATTGCGACTGATCTTGCCCTGACGGAGGGGCAGGCCGGACAAGCGATTTCCATCTCAGGCCTCTTCGCGGTCGTCACCAGTCTCTTCATCTCTTCAGTCATCCGTCGACTCGACCGAAGGCCCGTTTTGCTTTTCCTGACCGGCTTGATGATTGCCTCAGGCGCGCTCGTCGCCTTTGCCCCGAACTACTCGACACTGATGGTGGGCCGAGCCATTTTGGGAATCGCTATTGGTGGCAGTTGGTCGATGTCGACTGCCGTCATGATGCGGATTGCACCTGAGCATTTTGTGCCTAAGGCTATCGCTTTGATTCAGGGCGGCACGGCACTCGCAACGGCTGTCGCGGCTCCCATTGGCAGTTACATGGGTGGGCTGATCGGCTGGCGAGGTGCATTTTTCTGCGTGGTTCCACTCGCCGCGTTGGCGCTCTGTTGGCAAGCATTTACGTTGCCGAAAATGCCTGGGCAAAATGAGTCTGGCTCCGTAACGGATGTGTTTCGGCTACTGGCTAACGCCAAAGTCTCGCTGGGCATGGCCGCAGTGGCATTTTTGTTTATGGGGCAGTTCGCGTTGTTCACCTATCTGCGTCCATTCCTGGAGTTGGTGACCCGCGTTGATGTGTCTGGACTCTCCCTGCTATTGCTGATTATCGGAATGGCCGGATTGCTGGGCACCATGGTGATCGGCTCGGTGTTGAACACAAGTCTTCATCGAGTGCTGATGATCATCCCATTGTTGATGTCGGGGATTGCTGCGGCGCTACTCGTATTTGGCAGCTCGATGTGGGCGACCGCCGTCCTGCTGGGCATGTGGGGCCTGATTGCTACGTGTGCACCTGTCGGTTGGTTCACATGGTTATCGCGCACGCTTCCGGACGATGCCGAAACCGGAGGTGGCCTGATGGTGGCGGTGATTCAGTTGGCGATCACGCTCGGCGCGACGGTGGGCGGTTTGCTCTATGACGGAGTTGGCTACCAGGCAACGTTCATCGCAAGTGGAGTATTTCTTTTACTGGCTGCGGTGCTCGCATTGTTTGTATCGAGATCGGATTTGCCGTCATTGCGATGA
- a CDS encoding transporter substrate-binding domain-containing protein, with protein sequence MKTITSTMMLGGLLALSLSAQAAEGPSHLDSVIQQGQLRVCTTGDYKPYTYKAEDGEYSGIDIAMARTLADSLGVKVEWVQTTWKTLMPDMLAGKCDIGVGGISVTLERQKKAFFSTTLDVDGKIPLVRCEDQALYQTVEQINQPAVRLVEPAGGTNEAFVHAFLPKAQLSLHDNVTIFQELLDKKADVMITDASEALYQQKLKPGLCAVNPSQFMQYGEKAYLLPRDDITWKLYVDQWLHLTKVTGNYQKILGQWIATPASK encoded by the coding sequence ATGAAAACCATAACAAGCACAATGATGCTAGGTGGCCTGCTTGCATTGTCCCTCAGTGCTCAGGCAGCGGAAGGCCCCTCGCATCTGGACAGCGTCATCCAGCAAGGCCAATTGCGGGTTTGCACCACGGGCGACTACAAACCCTATACCTACAAAGCCGAAGACGGCGAATACTCGGGCATCGACATCGCGATGGCTCGCACGCTGGCCGACAGCCTCGGCGTCAAGGTCGAGTGGGTGCAGACCACCTGGAAAACCCTGATGCCCGACATGCTGGCGGGCAAGTGCGATATCGGTGTCGGCGGCATCTCCGTCACGCTGGAACGCCAGAAAAAAGCCTTCTTCAGCACCACGTTGGACGTCGACGGCAAGATCCCGCTGGTGCGTTGCGAAGATCAGGCGCTGTACCAGACGGTCGAGCAGATCAACCAGCCTGCGGTTCGCCTGGTTGAACCGGCCGGCGGCACCAACGAAGCGTTTGTCCACGCCTTTCTTCCCAAGGCGCAGTTAAGCCTTCACGACAACGTGACGATCTTCCAGGAGCTGCTGGACAAGAAGGCCGACGTGATGATTACCGATGCGTCGGAAGCGCTGTACCAGCAGAAACTCAAACCCGGTTTGTGCGCGGTGAACCCGAGCCAATTCATGCAGTACGGCGAGAAAGCCTACTTGCTACCCCGTGATGACATCACCTGGAAGTTGTACGTCGATCAGTGGCTGCACCTGACGAAGGTCACCGGCAACTACCAGAAAATTCTGGGTCAATGGATCGCAACGCCCGCCTCCAAATAG
- a CDS encoding heavy-metal-associated domain-containing protein yields MNGTELQVEGMSCGSCVKHVNAALQPLAGVGEVTVDLASGRVKVTGNTDSDDLLSALKEAGYPASVRAVQTPEPVQKKSGCGGSSCCCR; encoded by the coding sequence ATGAACGGTACTGAACTACAAGTCGAAGGCATGAGCTGCGGCAGCTGCGTCAAACATGTCAATGCTGCGTTGCAACCGCTTGCCGGAGTGGGGGAAGTGACGGTCGATCTGGCGTCCGGCCGGGTCAAAGTGACCGGCAACACCGACAGCGATGACCTGTTGTCGGCACTGAAGGAGGCAGGGTATCCGGCAAGCGTGCGGGCAGTACAAACACCCGAACCCGTACAGAAAAAGTCGGGGTGCGGCGGTTCCAGCTGCTGCTGTCGCTGA
- a CDS encoding murein L,D-transpeptidase catalytic domain family protein, whose translation MAPLRFGYLLAGLLLTAMSVPSAYADSLSAALIKAAPNANANVINLAVRASQCSIAQGAGPVQRLAIIDYSLPSTEQRLWVFDLKKRKLLFHELVAHGRNSGENMAVNFSNQNESFATSLGLYRTQQSYVGQNGYSLRMEGLEPGFNDNAFDRAIVIHGAPYVSPVLARINGRIGRSLGCPAVRPAVARRLIDSMKDGQLLFSYYPDQRWLKSSSYINCGSGTMASAGKNTVRK comes from the coding sequence ATGGCGCCACTACGTTTTGGCTATCTACTTGCGGGCCTGCTTTTGACTGCAATGTCCGTACCGTCAGCCTACGCCGATTCGCTCTCCGCCGCCCTCATCAAAGCGGCTCCGAACGCTAACGCCAACGTCATCAACCTCGCCGTTCGCGCTTCACAATGCAGCATCGCTCAAGGCGCTGGCCCGGTGCAAAGACTGGCGATCATCGATTATTCGCTGCCTTCGACCGAACAACGCCTGTGGGTGTTCGATTTAAAGAAGCGCAAGTTGCTGTTTCATGAACTCGTCGCCCATGGACGCAACAGCGGCGAAAACATGGCCGTCAACTTCTCCAATCAAAACGAGAGCTTTGCCACCAGTCTCGGCTTATATCGTACGCAACAGAGCTATGTCGGACAAAACGGCTACTCGTTGCGCATGGAAGGCCTGGAGCCTGGTTTCAATGACAACGCGTTTGACCGTGCAATCGTCATCCACGGCGCACCTTACGTCAGTCCGGTACTTGCCCGCATCAACGGGCGGATCGGCAGGAGCCTCGGTTGCCCCGCCGTCCGACCGGCGGTAGCTCGTCGACTGATCGATTCGATGAAAGATGGGCAGCTTCTGTTTTCCTATTATCCGGATCAGCGCTGGCTGAAGTCCTCTTCGTACATCAATTGTGGCAGCGGCACGATGGCCTCAGCCGGCAAAAACACCGTGCGCAAGTAA
- a CDS encoding L,D-transpeptidase family protein: MVLLTRLFFISRIFFMGFLISGTAFAETSPIEPVDAPISVIEAAADDNVAQSIQASLEPLKSAFPPLLTAPRYRRVDVSRLVMDFYTHRAYRAAWTDDSDVAQLIASLNATDADGLIPADFHVDELVRSHAAIQATPVTPEQRAAFDVATTHTFITALLQLRRGKVDPSRLDIHWNFDSNGVDPRDDVNTFFAALDHHDVAKAFALAPPQEAVYVGLRQALAQLRGIRDRGGWPKVAVDHSLKPGMDEPAVAQLRARMVAAGFLDPRLIHGTKYDGAVTAAVKKYQNEQYLGADGMAGATTLAALNVPVQARIDQVRVNMERARWLLYKLQGTFVIVDIAGYKVAMYRDGQPIWRSRVQVGKTARNTPIFQAQISYITFNPTWTVPPTILKEDVLPKIQNNPGYLAANRIRVLDREGNVLDPSTVDWSNPRGLTLRQDAGPDSSLGQVVIRFPNEYSIYLHDTPHRELFAKTVRATSSGCIRVENPLQLVELLFNDPVKWNSEGIQKQLANGKTENIRLPVKVPVLLAYWTVDLGSDGRVVFKPDVYGYDEPVLRALNRPSPMPVLDLHSAVGSVASARQ; the protein is encoded by the coding sequence ATGGTGCTTTTAACAAGGTTATTCTTCATAAGCCGCATATTTTTTATGGGCTTTCTGATCAGCGGCACGGCCTTTGCGGAAACTTCGCCGATTGAGCCTGTAGATGCGCCTATCTCCGTTATCGAGGCGGCAGCGGACGATAACGTCGCTCAATCGATTCAGGCGTCGCTCGAGCCCTTGAAAAGCGCGTTCCCACCGCTGCTCACGGCGCCACGCTATCGGCGGGTGGACGTCAGCCGTCTGGTCATGGATTTTTATACGCACCGTGCTTATCGCGCCGCGTGGACCGATGACAGCGATGTCGCACAATTGATCGCCAGCCTGAACGCGACCGACGCCGATGGCTTGATCCCCGCGGATTTTCATGTCGATGAGTTGGTCCGCTCCCACGCCGCTATACAGGCGACCCCGGTAACGCCCGAGCAACGCGCGGCGTTCGATGTGGCGACCACGCATACGTTTATCACCGCGCTGTTGCAGCTGCGCCGGGGTAAGGTCGATCCTTCGCGGCTCGATATCCACTGGAATTTTGATTCCAATGGCGTCGACCCCCGTGACGACGTCAACACCTTCTTCGCCGCGCTCGACCATCACGACGTGGCGAAGGCGTTTGCTCTAGCGCCGCCGCAAGAGGCGGTGTACGTCGGCTTGCGTCAGGCCCTGGCGCAATTGCGTGGTATTCGGGATCGGGGCGGTTGGCCGAAAGTGGCGGTGGACCATTCGCTCAAACCGGGCATGGACGAACCGGCTGTCGCGCAGTTGCGCGCGAGGATGGTCGCAGCCGGTTTCCTCGACCCTCGATTGATCCACGGCACGAAATACGACGGCGCCGTCACCGCGGCGGTGAAAAAGTATCAAAACGAGCAATACCTGGGCGCGGACGGCATGGCCGGGGCGACAACTCTGGCCGCGCTGAACGTGCCCGTGCAGGCGCGAATCGATCAGGTGCGGGTGAACATGGAGCGGGCGCGCTGGCTGCTCTACAAACTCCAGGGCACTTTCGTCATTGTCGATATCGCCGGCTATAAGGTGGCGATGTACCGCGATGGTCAACCGATCTGGCGGTCCCGGGTGCAGGTCGGTAAAACGGCGCGCAACACGCCGATCTTCCAGGCGCAGATTAGCTACATCACGTTCAACCCGACCTGGACCGTGCCGCCGACGATCCTCAAGGAGGACGTGCTGCCCAAGATCCAGAACAATCCCGGCTACCTGGCCGCCAACCGTATTCGCGTGCTGGACCGGGAAGGCAATGTGCTTGATCCCTCGACCGTCGACTGGAGCAACCCGCGCGGGCTGACCCTGCGCCAGGACGCAGGACCGGACAGCTCGCTGGGTCAAGTGGTGATCCGTTTTCCCAACGAGTATTCGATTTACCTTCACGACACACCGCACCGCGAGCTGTTTGCCAAAACCGTGCGCGCCACCAGTTCCGGCTGCATTCGGGTAGAGAATCCGCTGCAACTGGTGGAGCTGTTGTTCAACGACCCGGTTAAATGGAACAGCGAAGGCATTCAAAAGCAGTTGGCCAACGGCAAGACCGAGAACATCCGGCTTCCGGTCAAAGTGCCGGTGTTGCTGGCCTACTGGACCGTTGATCTGGGAAGTGACGGACGAGTGGTGTTCAAACCTGATGTGTATGGGTACGACGAACCGGTATTGCGGGCACTGAACCGGCCTTCGCCGATGCCCGTGCTGGATTTGCACTCGGCGGTCGGTTCAGTGGCGTCGGCACGGCAGTAG
- a CDS encoding sensor domain-containing diguanylate cyclase: MPIPIQDPDQAPGGALKRLPLLKAAVLFIVTVCLCLCALLYLQLEQSRRHDLELARVASSNLTRAMAQQAEDALMKADLVLTSLVDWIQIDGYGTAQRPRLQKTLARRAQALGQLHGIFLFDKQGQWIVTSFEDMPRGPGVADREYFKFHQQNASTVAHIGPAIRSRQNGEWIIPVSKRVNDKNGNFQGVLLAGIKMSYFDQFFKSFSIDDNGSMFLALTDGTLLARRPFVESQIGSSLAKGDIFQKHLINAPAGNAMINSVVDGTVRLYGYRQLDAYPLVVSAASSRDSILKDWYGTAFQSSVIVALVLMGIGLFGWVFVRQVRLGERVEADLRKAKDALKLIATHDSLTGLANRRLFEQALDIEFGRGARQSSSLSLIMLDIDYFKRYNDAYGHVAGDHCLAEVARAVKSCCHRKADLAVRYGGEEFAVLLPDTNIHGALVIAEQIRRSVMGKNITHSGSPTGYLTVSLGCYAFVPTALDTIEVFIERADAALYQAKHSGRNRAAVLSMEGGVEALMRSDR; encoded by the coding sequence TTGCCTATCCCCATTCAAGACCCTGATCAAGCCCCGGGCGGTGCGTTGAAACGGTTGCCGCTGCTCAAGGCGGCGGTGCTGTTTATCGTGACGGTGTGCCTCTGTCTCTGTGCGCTTCTGTATCTGCAGCTGGAGCAATCGCGCCGCCACGATCTGGAATTGGCGCGAGTGGCGTCGTCGAACCTGACTCGCGCAATGGCGCAGCAGGCCGAAGACGCTTTAATGAAAGCCGATCTGGTGTTGACCAGTCTGGTGGACTGGATCCAGATCGATGGCTACGGCACCGCGCAACGGCCTCGCTTACAGAAAACCTTGGCCCGGCGGGCGCAGGCGCTTGGGCAGTTGCACGGGATTTTCCTGTTCGACAAGCAGGGACAGTGGATTGTCACCTCGTTCGAGGATATGCCCCGAGGCCCGGGCGTTGCGGATCGGGAATACTTCAAATTCCACCAGCAGAACGCCTCCACGGTCGCGCACATCGGGCCGGCGATTCGCAGTCGGCAGAATGGCGAGTGGATCATTCCGGTCTCCAAGCGGGTGAACGACAAGAACGGCAACTTCCAGGGCGTGTTGTTGGCCGGGATCAAAATGTCCTACTTCGATCAGTTCTTCAAAAGCTTCAGCATCGATGACAACGGTTCGATGTTTTTGGCGTTGACCGACGGCACGTTACTGGCGCGCCGGCCGTTTGTGGAGTCGCAGATCGGCTCATCGTTGGCCAAGGGTGACATCTTTCAGAAACACTTGATCAACGCGCCCGCCGGCAACGCGATGATCAACTCGGTCGTGGATGGCACTGTGCGCTTGTATGGCTACCGTCAACTCGATGCTTATCCGCTGGTGGTGTCGGCGGCGTCGTCCAGGGATTCGATTCTCAAGGATTGGTATGGCACGGCGTTTCAATCCAGCGTGATCGTGGCGCTGGTTTTGATGGGTATCGGTTTGTTCGGTTGGGTGTTCGTGCGTCAGGTGCGCCTCGGCGAACGAGTCGAGGCGGATTTGCGCAAGGCCAAGGACGCGCTGAAGCTGATTGCCACTCACGATAGCCTGACGGGGCTGGCCAATCGCCGGCTGTTCGAGCAGGCGTTGGACATCGAGTTCGGCCGGGGTGCCCGGCAGTCGAGTTCGTTGAGCCTGATCATGCTCGATATCGATTATTTCAAGCGTTACAACGATGCTTACGGTCACGTGGCGGGGGACCATTGCCTGGCTGAGGTGGCGCGAGCCGTCAAGAGTTGCTGCCATCGAAAAGCCGATCTGGCGGTGCGTTATGGCGGGGAGGAGTTTGCCGTATTGCTGCCCGACACCAACATTCATGGCGCGCTGGTCATTGCCGAACAGATCCGCCGCAGCGTCATGGGCAAGAACATCACCCACAGTGGTTCACCGACGGGCTATCTGACGGTCAGTCTTGGCTGCTATGCGTTTGTGCCGACCGCGCTCGACACCATCGAAGTGTTCATCGAACGCGCCGATGCGGCGTTGTATCAGGCCAAGCATTCGGGGCGAAATCGTGCAGCCGTGTTGTCGATGGAAGGCGGGGTGGAGGCGCTGATGCGCTCCGATCGTTGA
- a CDS encoding DUF1254 domain-containing protein: MLITQTLTAVALSLAACAVFPLASQAQSKITPAEAHTIGVDAYLYFYPLLTMDITRKQFTNIEPGKEFGKGPMNMFVSVPQYPPANFKGVVRPNFDTLYSIAWLDLTKEPLVISAPDTAGRFYLLPMLDMWSDVFASPGWRTTGTEASQFLVTPPGWTGMVPPGLNQLPAPTPFVWVIGRTKTDGAADYDAVHKIQAGYTVTPLSQMGKKAEPVKVVIDPTVDMKTPPKIQVDTMSAANYFTYAAALLKVHPPHITDQPILAQMQRIGIEAGKPFNIDALDPDVKAALQTVPEEAQALMKWKVATLARVVNGWSMNTDTMGVYGNYYLKRAIVAQVGLGANLPEDAIYPLNMGDDTGKPLEGANRYVLHFNKGEAPPVNAFWSITLYDPEGFQVGNELNRFAVSSWMPFKANADGSLDIYFQNESPGKELEANWLPAPKGPFNLTMRLYGPKPEALNGKWEPPPIKRL; encoded by the coding sequence ATGTTGATCACTCAAACATTGACAGCTGTTGCTCTAAGCCTTGCCGCCTGCGCCGTCTTCCCATTGGCCAGCCAGGCTCAATCGAAAATCACACCTGCAGAGGCTCACACCATCGGTGTTGATGCCTACCTGTATTTTTACCCGCTGTTGACCATGGACATCACCCGCAAGCAGTTCACCAATATCGAACCCGGCAAGGAGTTCGGTAAAGGCCCGATGAACATGTTTGTGAGTGTGCCGCAGTACCCGCCCGCCAATTTCAAGGGCGTGGTGCGGCCGAACTTCGACACGCTGTATTCCATCGCGTGGCTCGACTTGACCAAGGAGCCGCTGGTGATCAGCGCACCGGACACCGCCGGGCGGTTTTACCTGCTGCCGATGCTCGACATGTGGAGCGATGTGTTCGCCTCGCCGGGTTGGCGCACGACTGGCACCGAGGCCAGTCAGTTCCTGGTGACACCGCCGGGATGGACTGGAATGGTGCCGCCCGGATTGAATCAATTGCCGGCGCCCACGCCCTTCGTCTGGGTCATTGGTCGCACCAAGACCGACGGGGCAGCGGACTACGACGCGGTGCATAAAATCCAGGCGGGCTACACCGTGACCCCGTTGTCGCAAATGGGCAAAAAAGCCGAGCCGGTCAAGGTGGTCATCGACCCGACGGTGGACATGAAAACGCCGCCGAAGATTCAGGTCGATACGATGTCGGCAGCCAATTACTTCACCTACGCCGCCGCGTTGCTCAAGGTCCATCCACCTCACATCACCGATCAACCGATCCTGGCGCAGATGCAGCGCATCGGTATCGAAGCCGGCAAGCCGTTCAATATCGATGCGCTCGATCCCGACGTAAAAGCAGCGCTTCAAACGGTGCCCGAGGAGGCCCAGGCGTTGATGAAGTGGAAGGTCGCAACCCTTGCGCGGGTGGTCAACGGTTGGTCGATGAACACCGACACGATGGGGGTCTATGGCAACTACTACCTCAAGCGCGCGATCGTTGCACAAGTGGGGCTGGGCGCGAACTTGCCCGAGGATGCGATTTATCCGTTGAACATGGGCGACGACACCGGCAAGCCGCTCGAAGGGGCTAACCGGTACGTGCTGCATTTCAACAAAGGCGAAGCGCCGCCGGTCAATGCGTTCTGGTCGATCACCTTGTACGACCCTGAAGGTTTCCAGGTCGGCAATGAGCTCAACCGTTTTGCGGTCAGTAGCTGGATGCCGTTCAAGGCCAACGCGGATGGATCGCTGGATATCTACTTCCAGAACGAAAGCCCGGGAAAGGAACTTGAAGCCAATTGGCTTCCCGCGCCCAAAGGCCCGTTCAACCTGACCATGCGCCTATATGGGCCCAAGCCTGAAGCGCTCAATGGCAAATGGGAGCCACCTCCCATCAAGCGCCTGTAA
- a CDS encoding bifunctional diguanylate cyclase/phosphodiesterase produces the protein MEMTAVTTAAPARHTPITRNLVWAVGLVFVLGVLIALVALFNIAGRLDAQDLAKTTFYTQRALENRISASKNYVASYATWTTAYDHLNGEVDVQWAYTEQNMGKTLFTTDHYDAVLVVDPQRTKYAVVRGVQSHDDAAALVSTSMAELIKVVQAQESLLVPVCQFTMFEGQPALLTAAAITPNDERPAVDPHSTSVLVFVDQLSPQKLNDLSTDYGLHDLSLAADNTLVPGQPAVALTGTGFSLVSRLERPGHQLLWSLLPPLGGALLILALLTVYFFRYVLRASGHVDASYINLDLSNQALEASEERFRAVAEAASDWIWEIDDRHHITYLSGRFGAVTGYSEQQWLGQDIEQLLFCDTTSLSLWLNRLNEEHNVSHLRCSYRDQSGQQRICRVSARPIHNKGTVVGYRGTASDITDEVAAHAQIQHLSLHDALTGLPNRNKLARYLEEALVLKEHSAALTLLMIDLDNFKPINDSLGHPAGDAVLLEVAARLRECTRDIDLVARLGGDEFVLVLNGMDSHTEIDRICERVLESLQQPIHYDHHTLHIGASIGIALSRRQGHMPEELIRCADIALYQAKSDGKKTWCYFAPHMNDQIQHRRKLENDLRQAIKNNEFVMHYQPRYHVDGKQIVSVEALLRWQHPVQGLLAPDTFIPLAEQTDLIVPLGRWVLREACETALSWPGELMVSVNLSPVQFIRSDVVEDVREALIHSRLPASRLELEITENVMLNDVDGALATMNALKELGVRLNMDDFGTGYSSLGYLRTYPFDGIKIDKRFISSMGGAGNDRAVVQAIINLGKAMGLTVTAEGVETLEQLDFLISDECHEVQGFYLSRPMEKQALLPLLKASQDDYPTQDSHL, from the coding sequence ATGGAAATGACTGCCGTTACCACTGCCGCCCCTGCGCGCCATACCCCGATCACACGTAACCTGGTCTGGGCCGTCGGGCTGGTATTTGTCCTCGGGGTGCTGATTGCCCTGGTTGCACTGTTCAACATTGCCGGCCGGCTCGATGCCCAGGACCTGGCCAAGACTACTTTCTACACCCAGCGTGCGCTGGAAAACCGCATCTCCGCCTCGAAAAACTACGTCGCCAGTTACGCCACCTGGACAACCGCCTACGATCACCTGAACGGTGAGGTCGATGTGCAGTGGGCGTATACCGAGCAGAACATGGGTAAAACCCTGTTCACCACGGACCATTACGACGCTGTCCTGGTGGTCGACCCTCAGCGGACCAAATACGCGGTGGTGCGCGGCGTTCAATCGCACGATGACGCTGCAGCCTTAGTGTCGACATCGATGGCGGAGCTGATCAAGGTCGTGCAGGCGCAGGAGAGCCTGCTCGTTCCGGTCTGCCAGTTCACGATGTTCGAAGGCCAGCCCGCGTTGTTGACGGCTGCCGCGATCACCCCCAATGACGAGCGGCCAGCGGTCGATCCCCACAGCACCTCGGTGCTGGTGTTCGTCGATCAATTGAGCCCTCAAAAGCTCAATGACTTGAGCACCGATTACGGTTTGCATGACTTGAGCCTTGCAGCTGACAACACCCTCGTTCCCGGTCAGCCTGCAGTGGCACTCACGGGCACCGGTTTCAGCCTGGTGTCCCGGCTCGAACGGCCAGGCCATCAACTACTCTGGTCGCTGCTGCCACCGTTGGGTGGCGCCTTACTGATCCTTGCGTTGTTGACGGTCTATTTCTTCCGCTATGTGTTGCGCGCGTCCGGCCACGTGGATGCCAGCTACATCAACCTCGACCTGTCGAACCAGGCGCTGGAGGCCAGTGAAGAACGTTTTCGCGCGGTGGCCGAGGCGGCTTCCGACTGGATCTGGGAAATCGACGACAGGCATCACATCACGTACCTGTCCGGGCGCTTCGGTGCCGTCACCGGGTATTCCGAGCAGCAATGGCTGGGGCAAGACATCGAGCAATTGCTATTTTGTGATACCACGTCCTTGTCACTGTGGCTGAACAGGCTCAATGAAGAACACAACGTCAGTCACCTGCGTTGTTCCTATCGTGATCAATCCGGGCAGCAGCGCATCTGCCGGGTGTCGGCCCGCCCGATCCATAACAAAGGCACCGTAGTGGGTTATCGCGGGACGGCCAGTGACATCACCGATGAAGTGGCCGCCCACGCGCAAATCCAGCACTTGTCGTTGCACGATGCCCTGACTGGCCTGCCCAATCGCAACAAGCTGGCGCGTTACCTCGAAGAGGCATTGGTGCTCAAGGAGCATTCGGCGGCGTTGACGCTGTTAATGATCGACCTGGACAACTTCAAGCCGATCAATGATTCCCTCGGCCACCCGGCCGGCGATGCAGTACTGCTGGAGGTTGCCGCGCGCTTGCGTGAGTGCACGCGGGATATCGATCTGGTCGCCCGACTGGGCGGTGACGAGTTTGTGCTGGTGCTCAATGGCATGGACAGCCACACGGAAATCGACCGGATCTGCGAGCGTGTTCTCGAGAGCCTGCAACAGCCGATCCACTATGACCATCACACGCTGCACATCGGCGCGAGTATCGGGATCGCCTTGAGCAGGCGTCAGGGGCACATGCCGGAAGAGCTGATCCGGTGTGCCGACATTGCGCTGTATCAGGCCAAATCCGACGGCAAGAAAACCTGGTGCTACTTTGCGCCGCACATGAACGATCAGATCCAGCATCGACGCAAACTGGAAAACGACTTGCGCCAGGCGATCAAGAACAACGAGTTCGTGATGCACTATCAGCCGCGTTATCACGTTGATGGCAAGCAGATTGTCTCGGTCGAAGCGTTGTTGCGCTGGCAGCATCCGGTGCAGGGTTTGCTGGCGCCCGATACGTTCATTCCATTGGCGGAGCAAACCGATCTGATCGTGCCGTTGGGACGCTGGGTGCTGCGCGAAGCTTGCGAGACGGCACTGAGCTGGCCGGGTGAGCTGATGGTGTCGGTCAATCTGTCTCCCGTGCAGTTTATTCGCAGTGACGTGGTGGAGGATGTCAGGGAGGCATTGATCCACAGCCGGTTGCCGGCCAGTCGGCTGGAACTGGAGATCACCGAAAACGTCATGCTCAATGATGTCGATGGCGCCCTGGCGACCATGAACGCACTGAAAGAATTGGGCGTGCGGCTGAACATGGACGACTTCGGCACCGGCTATTCGTCGCTGGGTTACTTGCGCACATACCCGTTCGACGGGATCAAGATCGACAAGCGTTTCATTTCCTCCATGGGGGGCGCCGGTAATGACCGTGCCGTGGTGCAGGCGATCATCAATCTGGGCAAGGCGATGGGCCTGACCGTGACTGCAGAGGGGGTCGAAACACTGGAGCAACTGGACTTCCTGATCTCTGACGAGTGCCACGAGGTGCAGGGTTTCTACCTCAGTCGGCCGATGGAAAAACAGGCGCTGTTGCCGTTGCTCAAGGCTTCGCAAGACGACTATCCGACACAGGACTCACACCTTTAG